In a genomic window of Malania oleifera isolate guangnan ecotype guangnan unplaced genomic scaffold, ASM2987363v1 ctg570, whole genome shotgun sequence:
- the LOC131147217 gene encoding uncharacterized protein LOC131147217, producing MLLTEYDISYVTKKAIKGSVIAEYLAKRAVEDYQPMEFEFPDQDIDSLTQGEEDLEEWRMLFDGAVNVWRHGIGAVLISPDGKHYPVVAKLIFPCTNNVAEYEACILGLRTALDRGVKRLIVRGYSALVIHQLTGEWETHDSKLVPYREYIQKMIEGFNSISFSHMPRENNVMSDALATLVALFKVEEGVKIETIQIRVQPEPAHCTVIEEANGKLWFYDIKTYIQKNEHPEGAASNDRRTIRRLAMGFFLDGEILYKRNYDMALLRCVEAQEARQVMHEVHEGVYDTHVGGYSLARKVLRSGYYWMTMEKDCIDYARKCAKFMVIRSESHWPHFMFSPHLGPFQLGAWM from the coding sequence ATGTTGTTGACGGAATATGATATTTCTTACGTCACCAAGAAAGCTATCAAAGGTAGTGTCATTGCCGAATACCTAGCTAAAAGAGCCGTGGAGGATTACCAACCTATGGAGTTCGAATTCCCAGACCAAGATATAGACTCCTTAACCCAAGGAGAAGAAGACCTCGAAGAATGGAGGATGTTGTTCGATGGAGCAGTCAATGTTTGGAGACATGGGATAGGTGCGGTGCTCATATCTCCCGATGGGAAACATTATCCAGTGGTAGCTAAGCTCATCTTCCCTTGTACTAACAACGTAGCCGAATACGAGGCATGTATATTGGGTTTGCGAACCGCTTTAGATCGGGGTGTCAAGCGACTAATAGTAAGAGGATACTCGGCCTTGGTCATTCACCAGCTAACCGGAGAATGGGAAACCCACGATTCCAAGCTGGTACCGTATCGAGAGTATATTCAAAAGATGATAGAAGGGTTTAACAGTATCAGTTTCTCTCACATGCCAAGAGAAAACAATGTAATGTCTGATGCACTAGCCACACTGGTAGCTTTATTCAAGGTAGAAGAAGGGGTGAAGATCGAAACTATTCAGATCAGAGTACAACCTGAACCTGCCCATTGCACGGTGATAGAGGAGGCCAACGGAAAACTATGgttttatgatatcaaaacctacaTCCAGAAAAATGAGCATCCTGAAGGGGCAGCCAGTAACGATCGGAGGACTATCAGAAGGTTGGCCATGGGTTTCTTCTTAGATGGTGAaattttgtacaaaagaaattatgACATGGCCCTCTTACGGTGTGTAGAGGCACAGGAGGCCCGACAAGTCATGCATGAGGTTCACGAGGGGGTCTACGATACCCATGTCGGAGGCTACTCATTGGCACGAAAAGTACTTAGGAGCGGGTattattggatgaccatggagaAAGATTGCATTGACTACGCTCGAAAGTGTGCCAAGTTTATGGTGATCAGATCCGAGTCCCATTGGCCCCACTTCATGTTCTCTCCGCACCTTGGCCCTTTTCAGcttggggcatggatgtga